The region TCCTACTTGTTCTGCTTATACTTATGAAGCAGTTGAAAGATTTGGGGTATTTAAGGGATTATATCTGGGATTAAGACGTTTTTTAAGGTGTAATCCTTTACACAAAGGAGGGTATGATCCAGTGCCAAAAACCTTTAGTTTTCTTTCTAACAAGAATAAGTCTAAAAAATGTCTAGACGTTTAGACATAGTTTTTTATTTTAAAAATGTGAAGGAGTGTGTGACTTGAAAAAAAGAATTATTCTACTTCTTTTCTTAACAACTTTAGCTATTTTTACTTTTGCGATTCCAGAGATTCAGGTTTCAGAAAGTTCTCTTCATGATACTATATTTATTGAAATGAAGCTTTATAAATTAGTACTTGATAAGGATGGACATATTGTAAGCTTTGAGCTTTATGATAATAGAACTAAGAAATTCAATTTAGTATATGAGTATATAGGTGACAGTTTTGACGTTCTAGACGAAACCACAATGGAAGAAATTTTACCGATTAGTTATGATTACTTTGTTCCAAATGATCGAGGTTATATAGAAATTAGATATTTTTATCCAGAACAAGGTGAAAAAATCTATAAATTCTATAATGATCCAAATTTTCATTTTGACGTTGAGTTTAAAAATTTAACTGGCTATATTACTTTACCAACAATATCTTATACCTCAGGAATTAGGTATAAGAATAATGATTTTGTCTCTTATATTGATAAATCACCATTAACAGGGGCTAAATTAGATGCAACATTAGCTTTTCATGCCCCATCTAATATTGAATTATATGAAAATAAATATTTATTTAAAATCAATGGTGAATCTTGCTCATTAATATCTTATTTAGGTCCCACCAAGAAATTATTTTTGAAAGAAACATTCTCTAACATAGATGATGGAGCTGTCTATTCTAATATATTAAATTTAATTAAAGATCTAGGAAAGTTTGGTTTTTTTTCTAACATATTTTATGGTTTAGTTTATTTTTTCTGGTGGCTATTTACTGTAACAGGAAATTTTGGTTGGGCAATAATTTTATTTACTTTGATAGTCAACGCAATCTTATTCCCAATCTATGGAAAGCAGAAAAAATCTGCTATTGAAATGAAACAACTACAACCTGAATTAGATAAAATTAAGAAGAAATATAAAAATCCACAAAAACAACAAGAGGAAATGATGAAGTTATATCAAGAAAAAGGTATTAATCCTGCAAGTGGATGTTTAACTTCTTTAATACCGCTACCTATAATGATCATGTTATGGCAGGTTATTTATTATTTTGAAGGAAGTTATGCCTATAATCCAAGGTTCTTTTTTTGGACAGACCTTTCTATAGGTGGGTTTAAAGCAAACTTTCCGCTTTTATTAATAGCAATTGTTGCATCGATAATAAATGCCATGTTAATGTCTCAAGATTCCAAAACTGCATGGACATCGGTTATTATGTCTGTAATTTTCCCTTTCATGTTAATAGGATTACCTGTGGGAGTATTCATTTATTATGCAATGAATAATATAGTACAAACGTTGTTAACTTTTATTTATAACAAAATCTACAAAGTTAAAGGTATTTCTGTTAGACAACTTTTTGGTTTGGGTCCTAAGCCTGTCAGGAGGTGAACGTCGAAGTGCTAAAAATAGAGCAAAAAAAAGTTTTTGAAGGAAATGATTTAGAAACGACTTTGGAAAAGGTGAGAGAAGATTTTAAGGTTCAAAGTAATGAAGAAATATCGTATAAGATTATTCAAGAGCCCTCGAAAGGTTTTCTTGGTATTGGGAAAAAACCTATTATACTAGAAGCATACCTAAACGAACAATACTTAATAAATAGGGTAAATGAGTTTTTAGAGTCAATCCTATACTATTTTGAAGAAGAGGTAGACATTAAAATTAAGTGTCATAATAAAACTATTACTATTTACTTAGAAGGGGAAAGCTTAGGTAAAATTATAGGAAAACAAGGAAGAAATCTTGGGGCGCTTCAACATCTTGTTATGATTTATGTAAACAGAATGACTGACACTAAATTTGACGTAAGATTGGATGTAGGAGAATACAGAAAAAAAAGGAAAAAGAATTTAGAATTAATTGCCGAGCAAGCTGCTAAAAGAGCTATAATAACGAATACTAAGGTTGAACTATCTCCCATGTTTGCTTTTGAACGCAAAGCAATACATGAGTATATAAAGAACAATTATCCCAAATTAGCAAGTGTTTCGGTTGGATTAGAACCATATCGAAAAGTTGTTATATATCCATCAAGAAAT is a window of Defluviitoga tunisiensis DNA encoding:
- the yidD gene encoding membrane protein insertion efficiency factor YidD, with product MKKFVLKSIEFYQKRISPTTPPRCRYIPTCSAYTYEAVERFGVFKGLYLGLRRFLRCNPLHKGGYDPVPKTFSFLSNKNKSKKCLDV
- the yidC gene encoding YidC/Oxa1 family membrane protein insertase, yielding MKKRIILLLFLTTLAIFTFAIPEIQVSESSLHDTIFIEMKLYKLVLDKDGHIVSFELYDNRTKKFNLVYEYIGDSFDVLDETTMEEILPISYDYFVPNDRGYIEIRYFYPEQGEKIYKFYNDPNFHFDVEFKNLTGYITLPTISYTSGIRYKNNDFVSYIDKSPLTGAKLDATLAFHAPSNIELYENKYLFKINGESCSLISYLGPTKKLFLKETFSNIDDGAVYSNILNLIKDLGKFGFFSNIFYGLVYFFWWLFTVTGNFGWAIILFTLIVNAILFPIYGKQKKSAIEMKQLQPELDKIKKKYKNPQKQQEEMMKLYQEKGINPASGCLTSLIPLPIMIMLWQVIYYFEGSYAYNPRFFFWTDLSIGGFKANFPLLLIAIVASIINAMLMSQDSKTAWTSVIMSVIFPFMLIGLPVGVFIYYAMNNIVQTLLTFIYNKIYKVKGISVRQLFGLGPKPVRR
- the jag gene encoding RNA-binding cell elongation regulator Jag/EloR, encoding MLKIEQKKVFEGNDLETTLEKVREDFKVQSNEEISYKIIQEPSKGFLGIGKKPIILEAYLNEQYLINRVNEFLESILYYFEEEVDIKIKCHNKTITIYLEGESLGKIIGKQGRNLGALQHLVMIYVNRMTDTKFDVRLDVGEYRKKRKKNLELIAEQAAKRAIITNTKVELSPMFAFERKAIHEYIKNNYPKLASVSVGLEPYRKVVIYPSRNGKRRY